In Spirochaetota bacterium, the genomic window CACCTTGAATAAAACCCATTATGACTGCTTTTAGTATATCCATAACACCTACCTCAATATCTTAATGCTATAGCACCCCAAGAGAAACCACCACCAAAGGCTACTAGTATTAGAATGTCTCCTCTTTGAATTCTACCTTGCTCTACCGCCTCTGCTAGTGCTATAGGAATAGAAGCTGCAGAAGTATTACCATATTTATCAAGATTTACAAAAACCTTTTCTTCTCTTTTAACGCCTAAATATTCTGCGATTGCATCAACTATCCTCATATTTGCCTGGTGAGGTATAACTAATTTTACATCTTCTTTCCTTATACCTGCTTTTTGAATAACTTTTTCAACGGACTCTGTCATCATCCTAACCGCCATCTTGAATGTTTCTCTTCCATTCATTTTGATAAAGTGAAGTCTATTTTTAACAGTATCTTCGGTTGCTGGTAATTTTGATCCACCTGCTGGCATATAAAGTAGATCAGCACATCCTCCATCACCACCCAGTTCTACAGAGATTACATCTGATTCAGAATCGTCATAAGTATAAACAACTGCACCAGCACCATCACCGAAAAGCACACAGGTATTCCTATCAGTCCAATCAGTTATCTTTGACAAAACTTCAGTTCCAACTACTAAAATGTTTTTATACATTCCAGATTTCAGAAGCGATCCTGCCAATACAGAACCATATACGAAACCAGAACAAGCAGCGTTTATATCAAATCCTGGCTTCTTAACACCGAGTTTCTCAGAAATCAAGTACGCAGTAGCAGGAAAGACCATATCAGGCGTTATAGTAGCACATATTACCAAATCTATATCTTCAGGTGAGATACCTGCTCTTTCAATTGCTACTTTACTCGCTTCAAATGCTAAATCAGATGAAGCGACTTCTCTGTCTGCTATTCTTCTCTCAACTATTCCAGTCCTTGTTCTTATCCATTCATCACTAGTTTCAACCATTTTCTCAAGGTCAAAGTTTGTGAGAACCCTCGTAGGAACATACATTCCTACTCCTCTTATTTTTACTCCCATTTCATCCCCCAAATCAAAAATAACAGTAATATAATTTTGATACAAAATTTTATTTATAGAGTCCCCCAAATTACAATTAGCGAAAGAATACCATAACTTCAATCCTTTGTTGAGTATTTTTTATTTCCTACAGGTTATCTAAAATGCTACATTTTGAAAAAACGACCTCTTACTAATAAAAATTCTATCCAAAATTGTTGGAGAGGTTTATGAAGATAAAAGTGATAGATGGTAAATTATCCGTTCCTGATGATGTTGAAATACCTTATATAGAAGGTGATGGAATTGGCGAGGACATATTCAAAGCGTCCATACCTGTTTGGAACGAAGCAGTAAGAAAGGCTTACAATGGAAGACGAAAGGTAAATTGGATAGAGGTATATGCTGGTGAGAAATCGTATAAAAAGCATGGTGAGTACCTACCAAAAGAGACTCTAGATACTCTCAAAGAGTATATCGTTTCAATCAAAGGTCCCCTGACAACTCCTGTAGGTGGTGGATACAGGTCTATCAATGTTGCCATAAGACAAGAGTTAGATTTGTTTGCGGTAGTTAGACCTGTTAAATATTTTAAAGGTATAGAGACGCCTGTAAAACATCCTGAACGCGTTGATATAGTAATATTCCGAGAAGCAACTGAAGACCTATATGCAGGGATTGAATGGCAAAAGGGATCTAAAGAAGCAAGTATGATTAAAGAATTTTTGAAAAACAATTTCGGGATAAACATAAGAGAGGATACAGGAATAGGTATAAAGGTTATGTCAGAATTTGGAACGAAAAGATTAATGAGAGTAGCACTTGATTACACAATTAAGACTAATATGAACACAATAACTATAATGCACAAAGGTAACATAATGAAATACACCGAAGGTGCTTTCAGAGAGTGGTGTTACGAATTGGCGTTGGGAGAATATAGAGATTATGTAGTTACCGAGGAAGAGTTAAAGAACGGTGCTAGTAGAGATGGGAAGATTCTTATCAACGATGTTATAGCAGACAATATGTTTCAACAGGTTTTAACAAAACCTGAAAATTTTAAGATCATAGTAGCCCCTAACTTGAACGGAGATTACATATCAGATGCTTTGGCAGCACAGGTGGGTGGATTAGGTATGGCTCCAGGTGGGAATATAGGTAATCCTTATGCTGTCTTTGAACCTACCCATGGCTCTGCTCCGAAATACGCAGGACTAGATAAAGTTAATCCTTCCTCACTGATCCTCTCGGGATGTCTAATGTTTGAATATATTGGATGGAAAGAGGTTTCGGATATGATAATAAACGCTATACAGAAAGTTATACAAAATAAGACTGTAACTTACGATCTAGCGAGAGAGATGGAAGGAGCAAAGGAAGTAAAGTGTTCGGAGTTTGCAGAACTAGTAATTAAGAACTTATAGTATTTATTGAAAACTTACAACTTTTTCGTTATTTTTTAATCTAACGGAGGTTCAGAATGAACTTTACTGATCAACAAATAATGAGGTATGCTAGGCACATAATACTTAATGAAATAGGAGTTGAAGGTCAGAAAAAACTATTGAACTCAAAGGTTTTGATAATAGGAGCAGGAGGTTTGGGATCTTCCCTGATTTATTACCTTTCTGCCGCTGGTGTAGGGAAGATAGGAATCGTTGAAAATGATGTAGTTGATATATCTAACCTTCAGAGACAAATAATACACGACACTCTCCATTTAGGTGTCCATAAAGGCGAGTCTGCAAAAGAAAAGGTCAATGCACTGAACCCCGACGTTGATGTTGTGCTTTACAAGACCTTCATTGATAGTAGTAATGCAATTGATATAATAAAAGACTACGATGTAGTAGTAGATGGTAGTGACAACTTCCAGACGAGATTCTTAATAAACGATGCCTGCTATCTACTTAACAAACCACTCGTTCACGGAGCGGTATTGAGATTTGAGGGACAGGTTAGCGTTTTTGTTCCTAGTAATACAACACCTTGCTACAGGTGTATATATGAAGAAGCACCTCCTCCAGGATTTGCTCCAAGTTGTAAGGAAGTAGGTGTTTTAGGAGCTG contains:
- a CDS encoding ketoacyl-ACP synthase III, which codes for MGVKIRGVGMYVPTRVLTNFDLEKMVETSDEWIRTRTGIVERRIADREVASSDLAFEASKVAIERAGISPEDIDLVICATITPDMVFPATAYLISEKLGVKKPGFDINAACSGFVYGSVLAGSLLKSGMYKNILVVGTEVLSKITDWTDRNTCVLFGDGAGAVVYTYDDSESDVISVELGGDGGCADLLYMPAGGSKLPATEDTVKNRLHFIKMNGRETFKMAVRMMTESVEKVIQKAGIRKEDVKLVIPHQANMRIVDAIAEYLGVKREEKVFVNLDKYGNTSAASIPIALAEAVEQGRIQRGDILILVAFGGGFSWGAIALRY
- the moeB gene encoding molybdopterin-synthase adenylyltransferase MoeB produces the protein MNFTDQQIMRYARHIILNEIGVEGQKKLLNSKVLIIGAGGLGSSLIYYLSAAGVGKIGIVENDVVDISNLQRQIIHDTLHLGVHKGESAKEKVNALNPDVDVVLYKTFIDSSNAIDIIKDYDVVVDGSDNFQTRFLINDACYLLNKPLVHGAVLRFEGQVSVFVPSNTTPCYRCIYEEAPPPGFAPSCKEVGVLGAVVGVIGTIQATETIKLITGVGEPLVGKLLVYDALYSEFNKYVINKNPNCPLCGENKKIKDLKTVDYSYSCAI
- the icd gene encoding isocitrate dehydrogenase (NADP(+)), with product MKIKVIDGKLSVPDDVEIPYIEGDGIGEDIFKASIPVWNEAVRKAYNGRRKVNWIEVYAGEKSYKKHGEYLPKETLDTLKEYIVSIKGPLTTPVGGGYRSINVAIRQELDLFAVVRPVKYFKGIETPVKHPERVDIVIFREATEDLYAGIEWQKGSKEASMIKEFLKNNFGINIREDTGIGIKVMSEFGTKRLMRVALDYTIKTNMNTITIMHKGNIMKYTEGAFREWCYELALGEYRDYVVTEEELKNGASRDGKILINDVIADNMFQQVLTKPENFKIIVAPNLNGDYISDALAAQVGGLGMAPGGNIGNPYAVFEPTHGSAPKYAGLDKVNPSSLILSGCLMFEYIGWKEVSDMIINAIQKVIQNKTVTYDLAREMEGAKEVKCSEFAELVIKNL